The following proteins come from a genomic window of Anopheles ziemanni chromosome 3, idAnoZiCoDA_A2_x.2, whole genome shotgun sequence:
- the LOC131290007 gene encoding proteasome-associated protein ECM29 homolog isoform X2 — MAGNPTEELELLERVLLRLGYADTDEQLQTTVNKFLTPVLIKITSPNENVRKKVMEILTHINKRLKSRNQIQIPLTPLLAQYQQADSLFLINFAIIYITMGFPRLTIAEQTEFAPVLLNCLEGKPESHQDRILMLVLPLLGEIKIPEDPESRAELLGLSNKPHTKQQLLSILMDVLLLPYGTLPDSDVPPGMSVYSFKRVTAKPPKAEELEQLKKGIVRFLCGGIFPEPDILAHLVVASADTRFSVATPAIGELNKICSSLEWTDPKLSTPLYTLFTGNGSKLPDRKTSGVSARVRQKLLQHLLKCRGKGIIVANGIQVIFESLFGVNTNQKCKVLALQFAYKLINNGETDLLNKIAKVLLTGLAKLIGTTSEEPNEVQNAAYSAIAQLATVCPTAVNEDLHLVGQYFNHLKQAPVELHSSIREALVALAQAFDWRKQMPPGSQVDTETTDQQVASGSKKGAPKPVFVPNANQHLLLALLAENAESKLSIVQNVASVFLITCFPDFYVPSRYLLLIICGESPQLREMMTTYLYGVSKKDHVNYGAIFSVEDCAKQQSTSLLLAEEEGKKNPLAPTNEPKRIVLPSFCDMVEYVSTKSERKVATIVDRMGYGKVKLPYGFDTYLEILDYLRICMLFNAGVNKHPSVDDEDTFKLTAFLRKLVADGHRDTIVKYHDLVRRLVIARKGITELTCLYDLVNAIPDELVEENRDLLLTLEASLKEISEPTRILIAKVYGILLAYVSNDEEFDRQVKELQTLGTKSLETRHGSILAASNAVYRKLLLKKNARELPGEGWNTLKDLIELLASLLNEQQSLLQSAGIRSLCLVGSCSVLPLPEEDPKMETDGDEKVKPVKMTKALLMETLMTLLQSAHTKAKIREDAAHCLGYLAVGDREYYARKVLSRFLGLLKMTKDPALHIAMGQALAYTLQGLPKCETADGTVGNVDDDTLSWFLIELVKQVNETHAYLKQACAIWLLAIVKNCTQRRPVQEHRQILQLALTDLLWEDNELIQDVASRAMGIIFSLSDNESQEEMSNLLIDQLIGGRRQVQKVAADTKLFEEGVLGKAPTGGNLSTYKELCSLASDLNQPEMIYQFMQLANHNATWNSKLGAAFGLQSISKSAKQKMEPHLGKIVPRLFRYKYDPTPKIQNQMITIWDTVVSDSKATIEQYYWEILDDVSQNLTCNEWRTRIACCLAVRDLIKRSNGLKLRSDTVLKRKASGNEAQEEDTSKAMDTDLNPVPEPELQYLWSQLFRVMDDIHEGTRLAAEGTANVLSKVCVVAASSDHSKSGLNVASSIIPLFLEKGVTNTVLEIRRLSIRTLSELIDSAGALILPHLTSLVPCLLQATGELDSTKLATLSTMLSGQSSSGTQEAIDSLRAEAAKQHYTMETLTKCIRHIDYVTMERMTPAVLDLLKTSVSLGTKVACAHFICLVCVHLGAEMQPLTSKYLGACFSSLSDRNATVRKYYASAIGHLIGTAKEQSIERLFKKLEELYFEQQVSRSKAVPLTIQAINKWHQEVLKDYSGHVLPLVFFAMHEEVTEESKSTVELWQELWHEINTGDAGLRMNLDAIVTILETNLNNPSWLLKAQAGAATNTLASKMSASLDEPVRLRLIDLILNNVTGRTFLGKEKLLQALAGLCKKLNQEASNHGQRIVDAVMKECRKEEAVYRTHALRSLGNILDELKVDRFEEVYNMVWHLLDKQQDSSDKAGSSNDNASGEYVTTEERSKQMLILVQLKETVCETLGKAWPENSIETQRRYQKMFVEKCVQCLKSNTRQVQLSLLQALGRFLERLALLRKEEDMTVNTMEVDEAADASGQGGNREKKAKVDHDQNGVLESICRIVLAAIVELSAIPHTGLKKEALNIMLILAKKLKAKERGTVDTEMALVQQTFAQILTQLQKDTAPEVKCRLKDLEDKLK; from the exons ATGGCTGGTAATCCGACGGAGGAATTGG AGCTGCTGGAACGTGTGCTCCTTCGACTGGGATATGCAGATACGGACGAGCAGCTGCAAACCACCGTGAACAAGTTTCTCACTCCGGTTTTGATTAAGATAACTTCGCCGAACGAAAATGTCCGCAAGAAG GTCATGGAGATTTTAACGCATATCAATAAGCGGCTTAAATCGAGGAATCAAATCCAGATACCTCTGACACCACTCCTGGCGCAGTATCAACAGGCTGATTCATTATTTCTCATT aactttgcaatcatcTACATAACGATGGGCTTCCCGCGATTAACGATCGCGGAACAAACGGAATTCGCACCGGTACTATTGAACTGCTTAGAGGGGAAACCGGAATCACATCAGGACAG AATACTGATGTTGGTATTGCCCCTGCTTGGCGAGATCAAGATACCGGAAGATCCGGAAAGCCGTGCGGAACTGCTAGGGTTGTCTAACAAACCGCACACTAAGCAGCAGCTTCTTTCGATACTGATggatgtgctgctgctgccgtacGGAACGCTTCCGGACAGTGACGTTCCACCCGGCATGAGCGTGTATTCGTTCAAGCGTGTTACTGCGAAACCTCCGAAGGCTGAGGAATTGGAGCAGCTAAAGAAGGGTATCGTGCGGTTTCTTTGCGGTGGTATTTTTCCCGAGCCAGACATTTTGGCACATCTCGTGGTGGCGTCGGCTGACACAAGGTTTTCCGTTGCCACGCCGGCCATTGGTGAGCTAAACAAGATCTGCAGCTCGCTAGAATGGACCGATCCGAAGCTGTCGACACCGTTGTACACGCTCTTTACGGGCAACGGATCGAAACTGCCCGATCGTAAGACGAGTGGCGTCAGCGCTAGGGTACGGCAAAAGTTGCTCCAGCATTTGCTGAAATGCCGTGGCAAGGGGATTATCGTTGCAAACGGCATACAGGTGATCTTCGAGTCGCTGTTTGGAGTAAACACCAATCAAAAGTGCAAGGTATTGGCATTACAGTTTGCTTATAAGCTGATTAACAA TGGAGAAACGGACTTGTTGAATAAAATAGCAAAGGTTTTGCTAACGGGACTGGCCAAACTTATCGGCACGACATCAGAGGAACCGAACGAGGTACAGAATGCAGCATACAGTGCCATTGCGCAACTTGCCACCGTTTGTCCTACTGCTGTCAACGAGGACCTCCATCTCGTTGGACagtatttcaatcatttgaAACAGGCTCCGGTCGAGCTGCATTCATCCATCCGTGAGGCGTTGGTTGCATTGGCTCAAGCGTTTGATTGGCGAAAGCAAATGCCTCCGGGGTCACAGGTAGATACGGAAACCACTGACCAACAAGTTGCCAGCGGTTCTAAAAAGGGTGCCCCGAAACCAGTATTCGTCCCGAATGCCAACCAACATCTGTTGCTGGCGTTGCTCGCGGAGAACGCGGAATCGAAGCTTAGCATCGTGCAGAATGTGGCTTCGGTGTTTCTGATCACATGTTTCCCAGACTTCTACGTTCCCTCGCGCTATCTTTTGCTCATCATCTGCGGCGAGAGCCCACAGTTGCGTGAAATGATGACAACGTACCTGTACGGTGTATCAAAGAAAGATCACGTAAATTACGGTGCCATTTTCTCGGTGGAGGATTGTGCAAAGCAACAGTCGACGAGCTTGTTGTTAGCGGAAgaggagggaaagaaaaatccctTAGCACCAACGAATGAACCGAAGCGCATTGTCTTACCATCGTTTTGCGATATGGTGGAGTATGTGTCAACAAAGTCGGAGCGGAAGGTGGCCACCATCGTCGATAGAATGGGTTACGGTAAGGTAAAGCTTCCCTACGGATTCGACACGTATCTCGAGATACTGGATTATCTGCGTATTTGTATGCTTTTCAATGCGGGCGTTAATAAACACCCCTCGGTCGATGATGAGGATACGTTCAAGCTCACCGCTTTCCTACGGAAGCTAGTGGCCGACGGGCATCGGGACACGATTGTGAAGTACCACGATCTCGTGCGCCGTTTGGTTATCGCCCGGAAGGGTATCACCGAACTGACATGCTTGTACGACCTGGTAAATGCGATCCCGGATGAACTGGTGGAGGAGAACCGTGATCTGCTGCTAACGCTGGAAGCCTCGCTGAAGGAAATTTCCGAACCGACACGAATCCTCATTGCGAAAGTGTACGGGATTCTGCTGGCCTACGTAAGCAACGATGAAGAGTTTGACCGACAGGTGAAGGAACTGCAAACTTTGGGTACGAAATCGCTTGAAACCCGTCATGGTTCCATACTGGCGGCATCGAACGCCGTCTACAGAAAATTGTTGCTGAAAAAGAATGCTCGTGAGTTGCCGGGTGAAGGCTGGAACACTCTAAAGGATTTGATCGAACTACTGGCTTCGTTGTTGAACGAACAGCAGTCATTGCTTCAATCAGCGGGTATAAGAAGTCTCTGCTTAGTCGGATCGTGCTCGGTTCTACCGCTTCCGGAGGAGGACCCTAAGATGGAAACGGATGGCGACGAAAAGGTCAAACCGGTCAAAATGACAAAAGCTCTGCTGATGGAAACGCTGATGACGCTGCTGCAGAGTGCGCACACGAAGGCAAAGATTCGCGAGGATGCTGCTCACTGCCTCGGTTATCTGGCCGTCGGCGATCGGGAGTACTATGCCCGGAAGGTGCTGTCTCGCTTTCTGGGATTACTCAAGATGACCAAAGATCCCGCGTTGCATATTGCCATGGGTCAGGCGCTTGCGTACACGTTGCAGGGTCTTCCCAAGTGCGAAACGGCAGACGGAACAGTAGGCAATGTGGACGACGATACGTTGTCATGGTTCCTGATCGAGTTAGTGAAGCAGGTGAATGAAACACATGCCTATCTAAAGCAGGCGTGTGCCATCTGGTTGCTGGCGATAGTGAAAAACTGCACCCAACGTCGTCCAGTTCAGGAGCATCGGCAAATATTGCAACTTGCACTTACCGACCTGCTGTGGGAGGACAATG AACTCATTCAGGACGTAGCGTCACGAGCGATGGGTATTATTTTCTCACTCTCCGACAATGAAAGCCAGGAGGAAATGTCGAATCTACTGATCGATCAGCTAATTGGTGGTCGACGACAGGTGCAGAAAGTTGCCGCCGATACGAAGTTGTTCGAGGAAGGCGTTCTCGGCAAGGCACCGACCGG AGGCAACCTTTCAACCTACAAAGAATTGTGCAGCCTAGCTTCGGATCTCAACCAACCGGAAATGATCTATCAGTTCATGCAGCTCGCCAACCACAACGCGACGTGGAACAGCAAACTCGGAGCGGCTTTTGGACTGCAGTCGATTTCGAAGTCGGCCAAGCAGAAGATGGAACCCCACCTGGGTAAGATTGTGCCGCGCCTGTTCCGCTACAAGTACGATCCGACGCCGAAGATACAGAACCAGATGATTACCATCTGGGATACGGTCGTGTCGGACTCGAAGGCCACCATAGAGCAGTACTATTGGGAGATACTGGATGATGTTTCGCAAAACCTAACCTGCAACGAGTGGCGTACGCGAATCGCTTGTTGTCTTGCCGTACGGGACTTGATCAAGCGCAGCAATGGGTTGAAACTACGTTCGGATACGGTCCTAAAGCGTAAAGCCTCGGGTAATGAGGCGCAGGAAGAAGATACAAGCAAAGCGATGGATACGGATTTGAACCCCGTTCCGGAACCGGAGCTGCAGTACTTGTGGAGTCAGCTGTTTCGCGTGATGGACGACATTCACGAGGGAACTCGTCTTGCCGCCGAAGGAACCGCGAATGTGCTGAGTAAGGTATGCGTTGTGGCCGCATCCAGTGATCACAGCAAGTCCGGTTTAAACGTGGCAAGCTCCATCATTCCACTGTTTTTGGAGAAAGGTGTCACGAACACCGTCTTGGAAATACGACGCCTCAGCATTCGCACTCTGTCGGAGTTGATTGATTCGGCCGGGGCGCTTATACTGCCCCATCTGACCAGTTTGGTACCGTGTTTGCTGCAGGCAACGGGCGAGCTGGACTCAACGAAGCTCGCCACCCTTTCGACGATGCTTTCGGGACAATCGAGCAGTGGAACGCAGGAAGCAATCGATTCACTGCGTGCGGAAGCAGCCAAGCAACATTACACGATGGAAACACTTACCAAGTGCATTCGCCACATTGATTACGTGACCATGGAGCGCATGACACCTGCCGTGCTGGATTTACTGAAGACGAGTGTCAGTCTCGGTACCAAAGTGGCTTGCGCACACTTTATCTGTCTCGTTTGCGTTCATCTCGGTGCGGAAATGCAGCCACTGACGAGCAAATACCTGGGCGCTTGCTTCTCCAGCCTGTCCGATCGTAATGCCACCGTGCGAAAATACTACGCCTCAGCCATCGGCCACTTGATCGGTACGGCCAAGGAGCAATCGATTGAGCGACTGTTCAAGAAGCTCGAAGAGTTGTACTTCGAACAGCAGGTTTCCCGATCGAAAGCGGTTCCGCTGACAATACAGGCCATCAACAAGTGGCACCAGGAGGTGCTGAAGGACTACAGCGGGCACGTGCTGCCGCTGGTGTTTTTCGCCATGCACGAGGAGGTAACGGAGGAGAGCAAATCGACCGTTGAGCTGTGGCAGGAGCTGTGGCACGAAATCAATACCGGTGATGCTGGGTTGCGGATGAATTTGGATGCGATCGTGACGATCCTGGAAACGAATCTGAACAATCCTTCTTGGTTGCTAAAGGCACAGGCAGGGGCTGCTACCAATACGCTTGCGTCAAAAATGAGCGCCTCATTGGACGAACCGGTGCGCCTTCGGTTGATCGATCTGATTCTCAACAATGTCACAGGCCGGACCTTTCTGGGTAAAGAAAAGTTGCTGCAGGCGTTGGCAGGTCTGTGCAAGAAATTGAACCAAGAGGCGAGCAACCATGGCCAGCGAATAGTGGACGCGGTAATGAAGGAATGTCGCAAGGAGGAAGCCGTTTATCGAACCCACGCCCTGCGCTCCCTTGGTAACATTCTCGACGAGCTGAAGGTAGATCGTTTCGAGGAGGTTTACAATATGGTTTGGCATTTGCTGGACAAACAGCAGGACTCTAGCGATAAGGCCGGTAGCTCGAACGACAATGCGTCGGGCGAATACGTGACCACGGAAGAGCGCAGCAAGCAGATGCTCATTCTTGTGCAGCTCAAAGAAACGGTCTGTGAAACTCTGGGTAAAGCATGGCCAGAGAATTCGATCGAAACCCAGCGTCGCTATcagaaaatgtttgttgaaaAGTGTGTCCAGTGTTTGAAATCCAACACGCGCCAGGTGCAGTTGAGTTTGCTGCAGGCTCTCGGCCGGTTCCTGGAACGTTTGGCGTTGCTTCGCAAGGAGGAAGACATGACCGTGAACACGATGGAAGTAGATGAAGCAGCCGATGCCAGTGGACAAGGGGGAAATCGTGAAAAGAAAGCTAAAGTCGACCATGACCAAAATGGCGTTTTGGAATCAATTTGTCGTATCGTGCTAGCGGCGATTGTTGAACTATCGG cAATTCCACACACTGGTCTCAAAAAGGAAGCCCTGAACATAATGCTCATATTGGCGAAGAAATTGAAGGCTAAAGAAAGGGGAACGGTTGATACGGAGATGGCTTTAGTGCAGCAAACGTTTGCTCAAATACTGACCCAGCTGCAGAAGGACACAGCGCCTGAAGTAAAGTGCCGCCTAAAGGACCTCGAGGACAAGCTGAAGTAA